In Microvenator marinus, one genomic interval encodes:
- a CDS encoding HU family DNA-binding protein — protein MTKSELINKVHERAENEGIEITKKATGEILDLAFDVIAAAIDHEKRFSYPQFGTFSVKHRKAREGRNPRTGKPIKIKSSYTVSFKPAPSLKDRVN, from the coding sequence ATGACGAAATCAGAATTGATCAACAAAGTTCACGAAAGAGCAGAAAACGAAGGCATCGAGATTACCAAGAAGGCAACGGGCGAGATTCTCGACCTTGCATTCGACGTAATTGCAGCTGCTATCGATCACGAGAAGCGTTTCTCGTACCCACAGTTCGGTACCTTCAGTGTTAAGCACCGCAAAGCACGCGAAGGCCGCAACCCACGTACGGGCAAGCCAATCAAGATCAAGTCTTCGTACACAGTTTCGTTCAAGCCTGCTCCTTCGTTGAAGGACCGCGTGAACTAA
- a CDS encoding amidase, with protein MFFRPTSKDYNEAYESGRLSPSEVIEKTLHAIRESDRARPSLGAFIELRDAAILDAAKESDERWRQGKALSALDGVPVAIKDEFDVEGYRTRAGTTFLGQRAASKDASVVERLRRKGAIILGKTHMTEIGMGGVGVNPHFPAPRNPFDPFRMTGGSSSGSAAAVAAGLCPIALGSDAGGSIRMPASLCGIYGFKPTFGRLPTTGGALLAWSLDHAGPLGASINDVAMFYDATCGRDSSDRASQLAPHARRIATLRIPKAKNLKVAWCPEFADDADEEVRRAFHEALATLREMGAKVEKVSLKYVELIQKVGYVTFVAEAAASQADSLRKYREEYNLDTRLLLAVGERVSAAEYLHAQRVRSLIRDEFLGVFGEHDLFLNPTLACTARPIERAAEKEGQVDTALNDAIARYTFCGTLTGFPALSIPCGVDRAGLPIGLQIMARPWADEAVLRYGAALDQLMPAMPKPKMNWDILGLEMD; from the coding sequence ATGTTTTTTAGACCCACCTCCAAGGACTACAACGAGGCTTATGAGTCCGGCCGCCTAAGCCCGAGCGAAGTCATCGAGAAGACCCTTCACGCCATTCGTGAGAGTGACCGAGCTCGGCCCTCTCTCGGTGCCTTCATCGAGCTGAGAGACGCTGCGATCTTGGACGCGGCAAAGGAGTCCGACGAGCGTTGGCGTCAGGGCAAGGCTCTAAGCGCGCTCGACGGTGTGCCCGTGGCCATCAAGGATGAATTCGATGTGGAGGGCTATCGCACTCGAGCTGGCACCACGTTTCTAGGGCAGCGTGCCGCGTCTAAGGACGCGAGCGTCGTCGAGAGATTGCGGCGCAAAGGTGCCATCATCCTCGGCAAGACCCATATGACCGAGATCGGAATGGGAGGAGTGGGCGTCAACCCTCATTTTCCCGCTCCACGAAACCCTTTCGATCCATTTCGGATGACGGGTGGAAGCTCGAGCGGATCTGCAGCGGCCGTGGCGGCGGGGCTTTGTCCAATCGCGCTTGGAAGTGATGCAGGGGGCTCAATTCGAATGCCTGCTTCGCTTTGCGGGATCTACGGGTTTAAGCCTACGTTTGGGCGCTTGCCAACCACTGGAGGAGCGCTCTTGGCCTGGAGTCTTGACCACGCCGGACCACTCGGGGCGAGCATCAATGATGTGGCAATGTTCTACGACGCGACTTGCGGGCGAGACTCGAGCGATCGTGCCTCGCAACTTGCACCACACGCGCGTCGGATCGCGACCTTGCGAATCCCAAAGGCGAAGAACCTGAAAGTTGCCTGGTGTCCCGAGTTCGCCGATGACGCGGATGAAGAGGTCAGGCGCGCCTTTCACGAGGCTTTAGCCACATTGCGCGAGATGGGTGCGAAAGTTGAAAAGGTGTCTCTCAAATACGTGGAACTGATCCAAAAGGTCGGCTACGTGACGTTTGTGGCGGAAGCTGCGGCATCTCAGGCGGATTCTCTTCGCAAGTATCGCGAAGAATACAACCTCGACACGCGTTTGCTTCTGGCTGTCGGTGAGAGGGTAAGCGCTGCTGAGTATCTGCACGCTCAGCGGGTGCGAAGTCTGATTCGCGACGAGTTCCTAGGCGTGTTCGGCGAACATGATCTTTTCCTAAACCCAACGCTCGCCTGTACCGCTCGGCCGATCGAGCGGGCGGCTGAAAAAGAGGGGCAGGTGGACACCGCCCTCAATGATGCGATTGCCCGCTACACATTTTGCGGCACGCTCACTGGATTTCCCGCGCTTTCGATACCATGCGGAGTGGACCGCGCGGGCTTGCCAATCGGCCTGCAAATCATGGCGCGCCCTTGGGCCGACGAAGCGGTCTTGAGATATGGGGCAGCGTTGGACCAACTCATGCCGGCAATGCCCAAACCAAAAATGAACTGGGATATTCTGGGCCTTGAGATGGATTGA
- a CDS encoding choice-of-anchor D domain-containing protein produces MINNVKHLSWLAVAGVLFAAACSDDEGKDGNIGEVDTGQISVIPNPVQFPDVPLGGSQEETIIISNVGDGTLNITSIELVEDTDSDAGGVEFQKGTWQNTAEIAPGDQIILTIAYTPLDQNPDNGRLIIKSNDPDGDLEVPIQTADLAPSISSTPVVNFPRVAPVTETTRNKSWQFLDVQNIGLAPLEISRVVVSPADSDFSISFPETKDVMVDPATDGTEPTSTVAPDEIFPVRVYFNPQDNLPSSADLIFFSNDPEKGQYTVSLQGNSGAPCMRLSREDEINFGEGGIGYANSRTITIENCSPTQDLKVSEISITDDGGGVFDLRDGSLPEGLPDAEAVIPPDNTANFVVTYTPTAEIVSTGELTVRSNDPSKANLRVPIVGKGTTNVCPQAIAQGRIQEQNGTAIGPYRQQLNTIPLKYIGFDATQSTDPNGSIASYEWTIVQRPPNSTARLETSNTVPQPTMFLDLAGTYIVELTVYDDQGLSSCNDDETRRVTILATPDEDIHVQLVWDTPTDADQEDTFGTDLDLHYLHPNGRWNNAPWDIFWRNRTSDWGSSGAADDPSLDIDDTDGSGPENVNHNNPESGLSYQVGVYYYADKGFGPSYATLRIYIQGQQRYEWRNEYLASTGTFWRAAAISWPSGSITALNQKQQGFPGTTP; encoded by the coding sequence ATGATCAATAACGTAAAGCATTTGAGTTGGTTGGCAGTAGCTGGCGTCCTCTTTGCCGCAGCCTGCTCTGACGACGAAGGAAAAGATGGCAATATCGGCGAGGTCGATACCGGACAAATCAGTGTTATTCCTAACCCTGTTCAGTTCCCGGACGTTCCGCTCGGCGGAAGCCAGGAAGAGACGATCATCATCAGCAATGTCGGTGACGGAACCTTGAACATCACGTCGATCGAGTTGGTTGAAGATACTGACTCAGATGCTGGTGGCGTGGAGTTCCAAAAAGGGACCTGGCAAAACACCGCTGAGATCGCTCCTGGCGACCAGATCATTTTGACAATAGCTTATACGCCACTTGACCAGAATCCGGACAACGGGCGCCTGATCATCAAGAGCAACGATCCAGACGGAGACTTGGAAGTGCCGATTCAGACGGCCGACCTTGCTCCTAGCATCTCCTCGACGCCGGTCGTGAACTTCCCTCGCGTTGCTCCCGTCACTGAGACCACACGCAACAAGTCATGGCAGTTCCTTGACGTGCAGAACATCGGTCTGGCTCCGCTTGAAATCAGCCGGGTGGTTGTTTCACCTGCAGACAGCGACTTCTCAATCTCGTTCCCTGAGACCAAAGACGTGATGGTCGACCCTGCAACCGATGGCACCGAGCCAACGAGCACCGTTGCTCCAGACGAAATCTTCCCAGTTCGCGTGTACTTCAACCCACAAGACAATCTTCCTTCATCGGCAGATCTGATCTTCTTCAGCAATGACCCAGAGAAGGGCCAGTACACCGTGTCTCTTCAAGGAAACAGCGGCGCTCCATGCATGCGTCTGAGCCGCGAAGATGAAATCAACTTCGGTGAAGGCGGAATCGGCTACGCGAATAGCCGTACCATCACCATCGAGAACTGCAGCCCAACTCAAGACCTCAAAGTTTCTGAGATCTCGATCACTGACGATGGCGGTGGCGTATTCGACCTCCGCGATGGATCTCTTCCAGAGGGACTTCCGGACGCTGAAGCTGTGATTCCTCCAGACAACACGGCGAACTTCGTCGTCACCTACACCCCCACCGCTGAAATCGTCTCTACAGGCGAGCTTACCGTGCGCTCGAACGACCCTTCGAAGGCTAACCTTCGAGTTCCAATCGTTGGAAAAGGCACCACGAACGTCTGCCCACAAGCTATCGCTCAGGGCCGCATTCAGGAGCAGAACGGTACCGCGATCGGTCCGTATCGCCAGCAGTTGAACACGATTCCTTTGAAGTACATCGGATTCGACGCAACGCAATCAACCGACCCGAACGGCTCCATCGCGAGCTACGAGTGGACCATCGTTCAGCGTCCTCCAAACTCGACAGCTCGCCTTGAGACGTCGAACACAGTGCCTCAGCCAACTATGTTCCTCGACCTTGCTGGTACGTACATCGTTGAGCTGACTGTTTATGACGACCAGGGCCTCTCGAGCTGCAACGATGACGAGACTCGTCGCGTTACCATCCTTGCTACGCCAGACGAAGACATCCACGTTCAGCTTGTTTGGGACACCCCAACCGACGCTGACCAAGAGGACACCTTCGGAACAGACCTTGACTTGCACTACCTGCATCCAAACGGTCGTTGGAACAACGCACCATGGGATATCTTCTGGAGAAACCGCACAAGCGATTGGGGCTCCTCCGGCGCTGCTGACGACCCAAGCCTCGATATCGATGATACCGACGGTTCCGGTCCAGAGAACGTCAACCACAACAACCCCGAGAGCGGACTCTCGTACCAAGTCGGTGTCTACTACTACGCTGACAAAGGCTTCGGTCCTAGCTACGCGACATTGCGTATCTACATCCAAGGCCAACAGCGCTACGAGTGGAGAAACGAGTACCTCGCAAGCACTGGCACCTTCTGGCGCGCTGCTGCGATCTCCTGGCCATCGGGTTCTATTACAGCCCTGAACCAGAAGCAGCAAGGCTTCCCAGGAACCACTCCCTGA
- a CDS encoding MJ1255/VC2487 family glycosyltransferase, whose product MKILYGVVGSGMGHAIRSAVVIQHLLDQGHEVHAVASGGAVKYLNQKFGDLTEIWGLDMVVEDNEVDRLMTGVENLKGAIQGLPGNVKDFFQVEAKFNPDVVISDFETWTWLFAKAYGLPLICVDNIQIINRCTHDPEILVGAYDDFKLAKSIVKARTPHANEYLITTFFYPEVRKRRTKLVPPILRETILRASPRQGDHLLVYQTSESFGSLPNMLKELEVPVFVYGLRRDLKEELQDGNITYKPFSDQGFVEDLASARGVIASAGFTLMSESVHLAKPYLATPIRGQFEQIMNGRYLEKLGYGMSDENLDLKTIEHFLRELPRFEENLATYARHDNSLTLGALDEFLDRVEAGMF is encoded by the coding sequence ATGAAGATTCTTTATGGTGTGGTGGGATCAGGAATGGGTCACGCCATTCGAAGCGCAGTCGTGATTCAACATCTACTCGATCAGGGCCATGAAGTTCACGCCGTAGCGTCAGGTGGGGCGGTGAAGTACCTGAACCAGAAGTTTGGGGATCTCACGGAGATTTGGGGGCTCGACATGGTGGTCGAAGACAACGAGGTCGACCGCCTAATGACTGGCGTAGAGAACCTCAAAGGCGCCATTCAAGGGCTTCCTGGAAACGTCAAAGACTTCTTTCAGGTCGAAGCAAAGTTCAACCCGGACGTGGTGATCAGTGACTTTGAGACGTGGACCTGGCTCTTTGCAAAGGCGTACGGACTGCCGTTGATCTGCGTAGATAATATCCAAATCATCAACCGCTGCACCCATGACCCTGAGATCCTGGTTGGCGCCTATGACGACTTCAAGCTCGCGAAGTCGATCGTCAAAGCCCGAACGCCTCACGCCAATGAATACCTGATCACCACGTTCTTCTACCCTGAAGTTAGGAAGCGCCGAACCAAGCTCGTGCCGCCGATCCTTCGTGAAACCATCTTGCGCGCGAGCCCCCGTCAAGGAGATCACCTACTCGTGTACCAAACTTCAGAGTCGTTTGGCTCGCTGCCTAATATGCTCAAGGAGCTCGAGGTCCCGGTCTTCGTCTACGGGCTGCGTCGTGACCTCAAAGAAGAACTTCAGGACGGCAATATCACGTACAAACCATTCAGCGACCAAGGGTTCGTTGAGGATCTGGCGAGTGCCAGGGGCGTCATCGCTTCTGCTGGATTTACGTTGATGTCGGAATCTGTTCACCTTGCCAAGCCCTACCTCGCGACTCCGATTCGCGGTCAGTTCGAGCAAATCATGAACGGGCGGTATCTCGAGAAGCTTGGCTACGGCATGAGTGATGAGAATCTCGACCTCAAGACCATTGAGCATTTCCTAAGAGAACTCCCAAGGTTTGAGGAGAATCTCGCGACCTATGCGCGTCACGATAATTCGCTCACGCTCGGTGCCCTAGATGAGTTCCTCGATAGAGTTGAAGCGGGAATGTTCTAA
- a CDS encoding hotdog domain-containing protein: protein MESTIRLRIGMEMAHYAGNLVDGAFMLKLFGDVATELLIRHDGDEGLFRAYDSVEFLAPVRAGDYIEARGKIESEGRTSRKMSFEAWKVIELIEGAEAPSQAHVLDPPVLVCRASGTCVVPIELQRKKS from the coding sequence ATGGAATCTACAATTCGTTTGAGGATCGGTATGGAGATGGCCCACTACGCCGGCAATCTGGTGGATGGCGCCTTTATGTTGAAATTGTTTGGAGATGTCGCCACAGAACTCCTAATCCGCCATGATGGTGATGAAGGACTCTTTCGCGCTTACGACTCCGTTGAGTTCCTGGCACCTGTGCGAGCGGGGGACTACATCGAGGCGCGCGGAAAGATCGAATCTGAAGGTCGAACGAGTCGCAAGATGAGCTTCGAGGCATGGAAGGTGATCGAGCTCATCGAAGGCGCGGAAGCACCGTCTCAGGCGCATGTTCTCGATCCACCGGTGTTGGTTTGTCGCGCTTCGGGAACCTGCGTGGTGCCCATTGAACTTCAACGGAAAAAATCATGA
- a CDS encoding TlyA family RNA methyltransferase — protein MKDRLDKLLVDRELVETRSKAAALIMAGQVYVDDVKVEKAGTRVDEGATIEVRGLQNPYVSRGGLKLEAALDAFDYDCTDKVVIDVGASTGGFTDCVLQRGAARVYAVDVGYGQLAWKLRQDERVVNLERTNIRTLDALPETCGLAVIDCSFISLDKVLPPTLPFLGPSADVITLIKPQFEVGRDNIGKGGVVRDQDARIGAIEGVISDADTLGLEFVNGIDCPVHGPAGNIEYLAWFRRKA, from the coding sequence ATGAAAGATAGACTCGATAAACTACTAGTGGACCGAGAACTCGTTGAGACTCGCTCGAAGGCAGCTGCCCTTATCATGGCCGGACAGGTCTACGTGGACGACGTCAAAGTTGAGAAGGCCGGCACTCGGGTTGATGAGGGCGCAACCATCGAGGTGCGCGGACTTCAGAATCCCTACGTTTCTCGCGGAGGACTCAAGCTTGAGGCGGCCCTCGATGCATTCGACTACGATTGCACCGACAAAGTCGTGATCGACGTGGGCGCATCCACCGGCGGCTTTACAGACTGCGTGCTACAAAGGGGTGCGGCCAGAGTTTATGCGGTTGACGTGGGGTATGGCCAGCTCGCGTGGAAACTTCGGCAAGATGAGCGCGTAGTTAACCTAGAGCGCACAAATATTCGAACCCTCGACGCGCTCCCCGAGACGTGCGGCCTCGCCGTTATCGACTGCTCGTTCATTTCTTTGGACAAGGTTCTGCCGCCAACCCTGCCATTTCTAGGGCCGTCGGCAGACGTGATCACCCTCATCAAACCTCAGTTTGAAGTCGGTCGTGACAATATTGGTAAAGGTGGTGTGGTTCGCGACCAAGACGCTCGAATCGGGGCCATCGAGGGCGTGATTTCAGACGCAGACACCCTTGGCCTTGAGTTTGTCAACGGAATCGACTGTCCGGTCCACGGTCCGGCCGGAAACATCGAGTACCTCGCCTGGTTCAGGAGAAAAGCATGA
- the cysS gene encoding cysteine--tRNA ligase, whose amino-acid sequence MMTLKTLRVFDTLSDTKKDIVPITPGKLSMYVCGVTVYDLTHIGHARVYIFFDVVQRFLRHLGYEVKYVRNHTDVDDKIIKRAAELGMAPLELSAKFIDEFHEDMGRLHVAEGDVEPKVSDHIPHIIAMVERLIERGHAYNANGDVYFRVQSFDGYGKLSHRKLEDMEAGRSGRVSDDEGQKEHPFDFALWKSTKGDELSWESPWGPGRPGWHIECSAMSSEYLGETFDIHGGGRDLIFPHHENEIAQSEACSGKTFANHWMHIGMVNVAEVDETGRKIERKMSKSLGNFWTTRDVLKGYHPEALRYFAHTTLYRNPVTYSSDNLDEATQRIEYLYTTLDRVQDALAKSGFSDDNPPPEARWYENKGQVLEGFQERLEDVLSDDFNTPRALALFGEVARIGNELTESKKKLNDERAWTLWHVRASLLLAGKILGLLELDPKQALEEIRDLKVELLGIDRARVEEKIEERRQARENKDWAQADAARDELLAMGIEIMDSPEGTTWRVTT is encoded by the coding sequence ATGATGACCCTGAAAACGCTGCGCGTCTTTGATACACTGAGTGATACCAAGAAGGACATTGTGCCGATTACCCCCGGCAAACTCTCAATGTACGTCTGTGGCGTCACCGTGTACGACCTCACCCATATTGGTCACGCACGCGTCTACATCTTTTTTGATGTGGTCCAACGCTTCCTTCGACACCTTGGTTACGAAGTCAAATACGTCCGAAATCACACGGACGTCGATGATAAGATCATCAAGCGGGCTGCTGAATTAGGCATGGCCCCTCTCGAACTCTCGGCGAAATTTATCGACGAGTTTCACGAAGACATGGGCCGCCTTCACGTCGCCGAGGGCGACGTTGAGCCAAAGGTTTCTGACCACATTCCACATATCATCGCCATGGTTGAGCGGCTGATCGAGCGTGGTCACGCCTATAACGCCAATGGCGATGTCTACTTCCGGGTCCAGAGTTTTGACGGTTATGGAAAGCTCTCGCACCGCAAACTCGAAGATATGGAAGCAGGCCGCTCTGGTCGTGTCTCGGATGACGAAGGTCAAAAGGAACATCCCTTTGATTTTGCACTCTGGAAGAGCACAAAAGGCGATGAGCTCAGCTGGGAGTCCCCTTGGGGCCCCGGGCGACCTGGATGGCATATCGAATGTTCGGCAATGAGCTCGGAGTATCTCGGGGAAACCTTTGATATTCATGGCGGTGGCCGAGACCTGATCTTCCCACACCACGAAAACGAAATTGCGCAATCCGAGGCGTGCTCTGGGAAAACTTTTGCAAACCACTGGATGCATATCGGCATGGTGAATGTGGCCGAGGTTGACGAAACGGGACGGAAGATCGAGCGCAAAATGTCCAAGTCGCTCGGAAACTTCTGGACAACCCGTGACGTGCTCAAAGGCTATCACCCTGAGGCGCTGCGCTATTTTGCGCACACCACGCTCTACCGAAATCCTGTGACGTACTCGTCGGATAATCTCGACGAAGCTACCCAACGAATCGAGTACCTCTACACGACGCTCGATCGCGTCCAAGACGCTTTGGCGAAGTCTGGCTTCTCAGACGATAACCCGCCCCCAGAGGCTCGATGGTACGAGAACAAGGGGCAGGTGCTTGAGGGATTCCAAGAGCGTTTGGAAGATGTGCTCTCCGATGACTTCAACACGCCACGTGCGTTGGCTCTTTTTGGCGAGGTTGCTCGAATCGGCAACGAGCTCACGGAGTCGAAGAAGAAACTCAACGACGAACGAGCGTGGACGCTCTGGCACGTCCGGGCATCACTCCTGCTCGCTGGCAAAATTCTCGGCCTCCTGGAACTCGACCCCAAGCAGGCTCTCGAAGAAATTCGAGACCTCAAGGTCGAACTCTTGGGTATCGACCGGGCACGTGTTGAGGAAAAAATCGAAGAGCGCCGTCAGGCCCGTGAAAACAAAGACTGGGCACAAGCTGACGCTGCTCGAGACGAGCTACTCGCCATGGGTATCGAGATCATGGATTCCCCCGAGGGCACGACCTGGCGCGTCACGACCTGA
- a CDS encoding 3-keto-5-aminohexanoate cleavage protein, which produces MKPLIITAAVNGAETMREQNPAVPYTPEEIALEAKRCRDAGAAMVHVHGRKEDGTPTQDRETFSAILSAVRDQTDVLVQFSTGGAVWMDVETRIEALDLKPDMATLTTGTVNFGEDVFMNPLPLIRTIAERLNTFGIRPEIEVFEVGMLETAFKLVDQGLLQAPLHVDFVLGVPGAMGGDLRNLEYLVSRLPQDWTWSVAGIGRYEFPLAEAAIRMGGHVRVGLEDNIYVSKGVLAQGSWQLVEKVAQMAKEFGRPLATPEVASEILHLTK; this is translated from the coding sequence ATGAAGCCTCTTATCATTACCGCAGCCGTCAACGGCGCGGAAACTATGCGCGAGCAAAATCCGGCCGTTCCCTACACACCGGAAGAGATCGCCCTTGAAGCGAAGCGATGTCGAGATGCTGGTGCAGCGATGGTTCACGTGCACGGGAGAAAGGAAGACGGGACGCCTACGCAGGACCGTGAGACCTTCTCAGCCATCCTCAGCGCCGTTCGAGATCAAACAGACGTACTTGTGCAGTTCTCGACCGGCGGAGCCGTCTGGATGGACGTGGAGACCCGTATCGAGGCACTCGATCTCAAACCCGATATGGCGACTCTCACGACTGGAACCGTCAATTTTGGGGAAGATGTGTTCATGAACCCACTCCCTCTGATTCGCACAATAGCTGAGCGCCTCAATACCTTTGGCATCCGACCAGAGATCGAGGTTTTTGAGGTCGGCATGTTAGAGACCGCATTTAAGCTCGTGGATCAGGGTCTTTTGCAAGCCCCACTCCACGTCGATTTTGTGCTCGGAGTCCCCGGGGCGATGGGTGGAGACTTACGAAACCTCGAATACCTTGTGTCCAGGTTACCCCAAGATTGGACGTGGTCCGTTGCTGGAATTGGCCGCTACGAGTTCCCTTTGGCCGAAGCTGCGATCCGAATGGGTGGCCATGTAAGAGTCGGACTCGAAGACAATATCTACGTCTCAAAGGGCGTACTTGCCCAAGGTTCGTGGCAATTGGTCGAAAAGGTCGCGCAAATGGCAAAAGAATTCGGCCGTCCTCTCGCAACGCCTGAAGTTGCCTCGGAAATCTTGCACTTAACAAAATAA